The Apus apus isolate bApuApu2 chromosome 4, bApuApu2.pri.cur, whole genome shotgun sequence genome contains the following window.
TTACAGATTTTCCAACTTTAGACAATAACAAGTCTGAAATATCCATCAACcagcctccatccctcctgccagctGAAGGAAGCAAAGGAGAATTTGAATATGATGGTAAAACATGCAGAGGGAAAGAGACCAAATATTCAGATGAAGCATTGCTATCAACAGACGAAGAAAGCAACAGTTGCTATATAAATTCTGAGAAGGGTGAACATTCTGCCATTTTTCAAGACTTAATGGACCGCATTAATGAAAAGTTAAAATCAATAGACACTACAGATATAACAACAAATCTTGTAAAACTGTCTAGCAGTGACAGGGCACCAGAAAATGATGTCAAATTAGGAGACTTCATAACCTCTATTTTGCATAATGCTAAGGCAAGTGATTACAGTTTTATGGAATTACTTCACCAGCATGATAAACAAATGGAAAGTAAAACTATCCAAACAAGATTTCGCAAGCGTCAGGAAACTTTGTTTGCAATGTATAATTCTCCTGATTCACCCTTCATTCGCCGGCAGTCTTTGCAAATCAAGAGGGAGCTCGCAAGTCTTGATGAAACTCTTGTAAGAAAAAAGCCAATTTCTgagagaaatgcaaagaaatctacaaaaaaaattgataaaatATATCCAAATAAAAGGCACGGTTTCACTGTAATAGAAGATGAGGCTTTGCAACATCTTGAAAGTAATCCATGCATGAAttgccaaaccaaaccaatgTGCTTACCAGTACGCCAAGCGGAGTCTTTCAAACTACCTCTTACTAATTTTCAAACCAGCTCTGGCTTTCTGgttctttcagaaaacagtgcTATTGCAGCCAGCCAGGTGAAACTCACAAAAACACAAAGAGATTGTGCAACCTTCAAAGACACTGATCAGATTCCTCTAAAGGATGAGAGTAATGGAATCTTAGGCAGAACTAAACGTAACATTGTGCCTCCTGGATGGTACTCAGTGTATGTAACGAACAATATTGTGTTTAGAAAGTCATCTAGTGCAAAGAGGTCCTtagaaaatttggaaaaaatgaaaataaataaagatgttCTTGCTGAAAGATGCAGTGACATAAATATAAGCAAAATTGTGAGGGACACAAATCTGCAAGTTGTTGTAGAGCGTTTAGAAGATACAATAAACTTAGCCAGAAAGACTAACAACTCATTTCTGGATAGTTACAAGATAAgtcaaaaattaaaagataatgCTTATGAACAGGTTATGAACCCATCTGCTAGAAGAAGCCTACCTTCCACTCTGAGTGAAACGGGATGTGCAGGACAAAGTTTCTTTCCACAGTCTCATGTGCCAGGCAGCAGTAAAACCAAAACTGTGTGTGtgacaacaaacaaacaagaaatggTTGCAGATCAAGAAATTAATGATAGCTTTCTGAAGTCTCTGGCCTTTCCTTCATCCAGTTCAAATTCCATCAATGGCGACTTGCATACAACTTCTGAAGCTGGGGACATCTCATCTCCCTTAAACTACTCTAGTCCTATTAAGCTTATGTTTGTCTCGGAGGTTAATAGTAGTGAAGGGGTCAAATATACTTTAACATCTGCAGCTGCATCTTCTAAAGGAAGCACAgatatttgtttgtttcagggCCACACAAACACACTGTTAGACAAACAGGCCACAGGAGATCTTTCCCATGCCGTATGTGTCAAGGACTGTGATTACAATGAAAATAATACCAAGGAGGAGTCAGGTTGTGTTTATGCGGAAGCAATTACAAGCTCTTGTCCAGTTAGTCAAACTAACTTTAGCGACTCGAAACAGAATGATGAAGTTGTGGAGAAATCAAGCAGTgaattagtttttaaaagaaaacccgGTAGACCAAAGAAAATAGGTCCTCAAGTTATAAAACAGGTTAAGAGACCTATTGGACGGcctccaaaaccaaaaatagACATGACTGAAAGCACAGAACCAAGACCTGAACTTAGCAATGGTGGTAAATGTACCAGCTCTGGTGCAGCAGTACTGGAAGAAGttagcagcagcaaaaacatTACTGTGACGGTTGTTTTTGGAAGGTCAAGAAGAACTAAGAGGCATGTTTCTGAAGGTAATCTAAATGTCATCAGCATTCTGCCTACACAACACATTGATTCTAATTTTACTAATGACCACAGCAAAGCAAGGCACAatgcagaaactgaaaatgttttgactGAAATAGTGAAAGCCTTGCAGAATTCTTCCACTGAAAATGTGGTCTCTGGTTATGACTATGTGAGACCTATCAAAAGTAAGCCAGCATCACCCCATCCTTGCAGCAATATCATACGGCCAATTAAGAAACCATTAACCACCATTCGAAAACCTGGCAGGCcagcaaaagtaaaaatctCTGGTATATCAGTGACTTTTAGTAGAGTTTCAcctcaggaaagaaaagtgaGTATTAGCAACTGTTTGCCTCCTTTACAACAGCAGaatgcattagaaaaaaacatactgctggagagaaaaaatCAACTGTGCAATAACATGAGTCAAGTCAAGAGCATGCAGAAAGATTCTGGAGAGGATGGATCACACAGTGTTATTACAACAGTGTCAAGAAAACGTGAAATTCCATTGAGACATTCTGCTAGAGACAAAAAACCCTCACTGCATTTCTTGCATTCATTAGCATCTTCTAGTGCATTTACTTGTAGAAGTGCCTTACTACAGAAATCTTACaaactccatttaaaaaaagctaaagatCGAAAGGGAAAACATAGGCAATTGAATCAGAGCACAGCATCTAAAGATACCTCAGAACTGAGAAATTCAGGAAATGCAAAAAAGGATCTTAAGGATGGTGAATTTGGACCCATTAACGAAGTATCATCGGATCCCATTTTTTCATTGAATCCCTCTCTCAGGTGGTGGGCTACCTCCACTTCAAGTGATACTTTGTTGGAAGAACTAAATAATAGATTTGAACAGATAACTAATACCTGGTTGCGAGTGGGGGGAAGTGAGTTTGATAAATGTGTATGTGAAAAAAGGGATCCCCTTGAAGAAGACTGTAGTACTGAAATGTCAAACCCTTTAGACTCCTGCCTTGTAGAATTTGAAACATCACctataaaaatgctttttcagaaaaagtgtAACATGAATGAACTCTGCACCTGGTTTATGCAAACTACAGAAACACAGTCTCTCTCTCTAGTGAGAAAGGCAAATGCTCGCAATCCTTTAGAAGTAGTTAGCACTAGAGAGATAAAGATGGAAACTAAACAGTCTGATCTTAGTACTTGCCCTTTcagaaagcactttaaaaagttTGCACTATCCTCTCCTTCAAAACCAGCAGGGAAGTTACAAATACTGCGTAACATGGTGAGGTCTCCGGTCTTAAGCATGAAAAGTAATTTCACGTTAGCCaggttaaaaagaaatgaatttAAGAAGTTACAGCGTGATAGGTGGGGACAAGTGAAAAAGCTCTATAGTCAGGTTCCTGGAGGCTGGagatcaaaaaagaaaaatttacaGTTCTTTTGCCAAAGTCAGTTGTTTAAAAGTACGAGTGTGGAAGCCAGTGATGGAATGCCCAagctccaggaaaaaaatacaatagaaaTCCAGCCCACTCAGACTTTGGTAGAATCTCAGAGTAGCCTCTTGCCAGCTGAAAATGAAGCCAGATCTGTTCAACAGATGATGGAATCTTCTGACTTTAACCCACATCCTGGTTTAGCAAATACACTTAAGTCATACTCAGAGACAAATGGAACAATTTTTTGCCAACAAAACATTAGAAAAGAACAAAGCCAAGATAAACTGTTTCAAAGTACTGGGAAAGCCAAAACCTTTAAAGATTGTAgaatatttctgagaaaaatcaACCATATTGAGCAGCACAATTCATTTAAGTTAAATAATGTCATTTATTCTCCTGAAGCCGTTGAAAGTAAAAGCAATCAGACctatatggaagaaaaaagacatcCTCTTTTAAGGTCCCATTCTACTAAGCAAAATGCAGtgcagaaacaagaaaatgaaatggaagcATCTGAAGGATCTAATTCTTCTAAAGTGACTGAAAGACTGGATGACCAGTTTCACAGCAGGAAATTAAGTAGTGGTGTAAACCATGAGGATAATCCTGTTGGTAGTTCTGAAGTTCTTATcagaataaacaaaagaaaaagtccACAATGGGAGACCACTGATACAAATATAAGAAAAAGGCTTAAGAGACAATCATGCAGTAGTGGACAAATGGCAACTTATTACCCAAAGTACCAAGTAGGTAAGTTCCTGTTCCCCCCTTCATCTTAAAATTGCAATCTTGGAAGTCGAACAACTAGGCactttggatttatttttttttaattgcatgatATTCATGTTAATTTCAGATAAGTCATTAAATTAAACATTGTATCTCATCAGAATAATGCAGATGTTGAAGTGTGTGTAATATTGTAGTATTTCAGCTATAATAGGTGGGTTACATTCTATTACTGCTATAGCACctagataaataaaaaaagctagCTTACATAGTTCAGACAAACGACAAATGAAGTTCTGATGCATCTGAAGTCAGTCGCAGCTGGTTATTGATTTCAAAAGGAAGAGAATTTTATTCCACTGGGTAGTTTCTCATGTCGTGAGAAAGAGTAAATTATAAAGCAGAAGTTCAGTATATTAATATATAGTTAACATacagggttgtttgttttttttaaaaaaaaaaaataataatttatttgtaaagtAAATCTGTAATGGTTTTATAATTAGATAGTAAAAAATAGTACTATGTGCTTCTGAGAAGTATTAATTCAGAGATCCAGTTTAGTATCCATTCAATGGCAAAGACATCTGCTGACCCCAGAGGGTTTGCGTGTTGAATCCTTACAGAGcagtttaaaatacagaattattctagacaagaaaaatatacaGTTACTATCCTAAATGCCTTGGCTTGGAATCTCTTCATgctagtgtgaaattaaatacatttttaaagctagATACTTTGAATATGTTGTAATATAACTGTGATCTCAGGCCATTATATTGCTTACAAAACAGGCTTTCTTCCATTGGGCATAGAGATCTCCTTAAATAGAAGTCTTAACTCCTTTCAGTAAAATAACTAAGGTGTGAAATACTCAccaagttaagaaaaaaagttctaCAATTAGGAATTAAATTGCTGCAGACATATTCATTTGTAGAAACAAGATTGTATTAGCTAATCTGATTATATTGcccaaaaaattatttttaaaaaacctctttGAAATATCAGAGCAAAATCTTAGGTCCcctttttattctgtgttgtAGAAAACTATAAACTGAGGAGTTAATTTAAGTTGTAATATAAACAATATTATGTCTCTTgtatacttttatttattttatgctttaagcaatatataaaattatttatattaagcTCATTCAGTGTAACCCTGCTTTTCTAaagttcagcattttttttaatctttagaCTACTATTTTGTACTTTGCTTCGCTGATTTGGGGCCGAACTTAACATAAGaactttgtttttaagaagCTCAAACCTTGACATAAGATTACTGTAAAATAGCCAGAACTAGAAAAGGAAAGGGTAATATCTgtccatttattttttgcaaacaAAGAAAGAGCTCTCTCatacttttatttcataattttgaCTGTAGTTGAGAAAACATTGCATTCAAATTATATTTGTCTTTAAGCTTTTTCTTGTTATGGCAATGCAAGACCTATTACGGCCATATGGGCTCATGTTAGTTTTAATTGGGACTGTATTTACCTGATAACTTTCCTCCTTTAGTTTTGGATCTTTAGGAAGTCTGATAACTATTTTgctattttacattatttcatttacaatttttgttattttcccttttactcATAGTTTCTCATATCAATTGTTGTCTTCAGCAAGGATATGACAGAAAGTTCAGGAAATGTTAAAAGACAATTACAATTCTGGATTCTTCTCCAGACTTGTAACCCCAAATCTTTTTAGGGGTACTGTTGCAGTATCAGGGCATTGTCTGATATAGAAAAGGATGTCTTGTTTTGGCACATTGATTCAACATTGTGTACTGTCTTCACTAGTCgagaaaataatataaacatttttagtCTAATGTATATAGCTACTGGCTAAAAAGAAGGGACATGATTTCTAGCTGTGCATGCATGTGTTTTCAAACATAATTCCTGCATCTGAACATTTAATGCACCTTAAAGCATCATCATTCATTCATATGTTCCTTGGGCTGTGTTTGTCTTGATGTGGTATCGTATCATTGTTCTGTTGTCGTGCTTGAAGTGTTCTTATATACACATTTATGGTCAATatttgaagtttttcttcaagttttaCTGATCTTGGTGTCTTACCGAATATTCTTGAAAGAGAGAGGTGTTGTGATGCTGTATTGTTGTGAAGCATTGTGGCAGGTAGGCAGAACGTTGTTACCAACTTTTCATGTACACCCCATTTTTGTTGGAATGACCAAGTGGGAATAAAGCAGTTGAGTTCTTACAGCTCAAGGTAGTCTCAAGCAACCAGAGCTTGCCATGTGCTCGTAACAGCAACAGAAGGAAGCTCATCACTTTTTCGCACTGCTTTTATTCAAGATAAGGTGGATGGTAGATATGTTGGTCCATATGCTGTTTGTTACTATTGAGTTCTGAACTATTGTTTCAACAATGCATTTGATGGGGGCAGTTCCCTTTTACTGTAAGTCTATGTTCCgaccattttaatttcttcagcaaCACTGAAACATTATGACTGTCTGTGGTGGCAAGGAGTATTATGTAAGCATGCTTTTAGGAGagtgtttgtttcctttccatGAGAGTGGCTCAgtgtgtttccttttaacaCTGAAGACCACATTGACGTGCTTTGGACTTGGCCAGACTAGAGCCAAAAAGGCTTCAGGAGAGCCAAGATAAAATAAGAGAAACTGGTATCCAGCAATAGAATGGGACACTATAAAAGACTCCCTTTTAGGAGCTTTTAGTGtcctgaatattttaaaaacctacTTCAGAGGGTGTGGATTTATTACAGAGCAAAGGAGGCTGTGGACCTACtagagcagcaggcaggactgTGCGCTGTGATGACATGACATATGTCTTTACCTACCCTTCGTATCAGGGTGAGAGTTCAcatagaaaagcttttaaaaaacatttctaatcaTTTGAAACTAGGATATTTTCTTCATCTAATATGGacttttgcattacctcccttCTGTTTTGTCTATTCTTCAAGTAGTCTGGAGTTTTAGAAGAAAGCCCATTGTATTTGTTGGCAGAGAATGTAacttttcaattttaatttttaattatctttgaatgctgtttttaaatgctgtctTGATGAGATCAAGGTTAGTGCAGTACTTAAAATGAGAACTTGATAATCTTCAATCATTTCAAAGTTAACTAGAAGAATTAGGAATCTAACTCTGAACACTTGATATTTTTGAGTCTAATTTATCTCTTGATTGCTCACATAAAATAATATCTATTTTACtatgaaaacagacaaaattctTCTTAAACTTGACTTCTGATACcatacattttcttaaaattacgATGGAAAATTTTGTTAACACATCTATATTATTACGGCATTAATATTCCAGCATTGTTGTTTATTTGTCTTGTGGCTGTGCAGTCCAGGAGCATAGGGCTGCACAAGGTGAATTGCTGTCCTGCTAGTGTGGGAGCCAGTAGTCTCACCAGTGATCTACTGACAAAAGGGCTGCTTTGAGCAAGTCTTTTAAGCTTTCTCTTTCATGAAGGAGTGGTTTCTACACTCCTGATGTAGAACAAATGTACAATATTAGGTTAGGTATAGTGCAAGAGACATAGTGTGTCATTAAATCTATTGATTTTGAGAAATCCTTTTCAACAGCCATGTCTtagctttttttcactttttcactTGGACCAGAtaactttcaatttttttcctagagtgtaaagatacatttcttttccaaaatcAGGATGTATAAACAGACTTTGTCATCCTAGCTCCACACTTTTGGGCCGACAGCTCTATACACTTCATAATTCTACAAGTTACTCCTTCCACTCCCACTCTCATGGCAAATGGCACATTCTGTTCTTGTGGAACAGGTCTAATTATTTATGTTGCCCTTCATTTTTTCATTACCAAAGGAAGGGGACCTTTTTCTGATGCTGATTTCTCTCATGTTCTAGACATCAGTAAAGGCTTCCTAGATTATGCTTCAGTGTTCTTTAGAGTACAAATAATGGTATCTATTTCTTTATTAAGAGGATATGTATCTTTAATGAGGAACTTTATGGAGACCTAGGcccatttttctgtattcttttgtttggttttgtcaaTATGACAGACCTTACTTGTCAGATTTGTTCTTTCAGCAGCACATGACATGTCAGCATTCACCCTTATCTATTCCTTACCACATATTAAATTTAGTAGTTtcacaaaattttcttttaatggctGTGCCAGCTCACCTACTCATCCTCAACTGCCACATGCTTCTTTCTGTCTCCACTTTCAGGCATACATGAAAAGAAGCTGTGCTTCTGTCTTTTATCATGGTTGATCTGT
Protein-coding sequences here:
- the LCORL gene encoding ligand-dependent nuclear receptor corepressor-like protein isoform X2 → MEKGTDRMAAAAPAPPAAASQCRSPRCTAERRGVRRELDSWRHRLMHCVGFESILEGLYGPRLRRDLSLFEDCEPEELTDWSMDEKCSFCNLHKETVSDRASVIGSSQSTPTEELSSQGQSNTDKIECQAENYLNALFRKKDLPQNCDPNIPLVAQELMKKMIRQFAIEYISKSSKIQENRNGSSFEPSLICKSIQMNQTENSLQEEQDSPLDLTVNRTQEQNTQQGDGVLDLSTKKSARLEEPRHDPLCSENSVSGSSSTADANSEETANLEKEKSTLNKVLESLCSYHWQQALAMLKFLIQDENVPIICSCKQTHFVHSETSSSLTEEDVHISCCNCNGHMLTKRCCLQNQRPNTLPPLSVCVKDFHSLSCQAVAIGCITTMVNKACSSHKYCAEQLQNYNRHSMKAAACTYSTKDCDLLNTIKNSSRSRSPSPPPLSPVQSEEFESSEGSVTDFPTLDNNKSEISINQPPSLLPAEGSKGEFEYDGKTCRGKETKYSDEALLSTDEESNSCYINSEKGEHSAIFQDLMDRINEKLKSIDTTDITTNLVKLSSSDRAPENDVKLGDFITSILHNAKASDYSFMELLHQHDKQMESKTIQTRFRKRQETLFAMYNSPDSPFIRRQSLQIKRELASLDETLVRKKPISERNAKKSTKKIDKIYPNKRHGFTVIEDEALQHLESNPCMNCQTKPMCLPVRQAESFKLPLTNFQTSSGFLVLSENSAIAASQVKLTKTQRDCATFKDTDQIPLKDESNGILGRTKRNIVPPGWYSVYVTNNIVFRKSSSAKRSLENLEKMKINKDVLAERCSDINISKIVRDTNLQVVVERLEDTINLARKTNNSFLDSYKISQKLKDNAYEQVMNPSARRSLPSTLSETGCAGQSFFPQSHVPGSSKTKTVCVTTNKQEMVADQEINDSFLKSLAFPSSSSNSINGDLHTTSEAGDISSPLNYSSPIKLMFVSEVNSSEGVKYTLTSAAASSKGSTDICLFQGHTNTLLDKQATGDLSHAVCVKDCDYNENNTKEESGCVYAEAITSSCPVSQTNFSDSKQNDEVVEKSSSELVFKRKPGRPKKIGPQVIKQVKRPIGRPPKPKIDMTESTEPRPELSNGGKCTSSGAAVLEEVSSSKNITVTVVFGRSRRTKRHVSEGNLNVISILPTQHIDSNFTNDHSKARHNAETENVLTEIVKALQNSSTENVVSGYDYVRPIKSKPASPHPCSNIIRPIKKPLTTIRKPGRPAKVKISGISVTFSRVSPQERKVSISNCLPPLQQQNALEKNILLERKNQLCNNMSQVKSMQKDSGEDGSHSVITTVSRKREIPLRHSARDKKPSLHFLHSLASSSAFTCRSALLQKSYKLHLKKAKDRKGKHRQLNQSTASKDTSELRNSGNAKKDLKDGEFGPINEVSSDPIFSLNPSLRWWATSTSSDTLLEELNNRFEQITNTWLRVGGSEFDKCVCEKRDPLEEDCSTEMSNPLDSCLVEFETSPIKMLFQKKCNMNELCTWFMQTTETQSLSLVRKANARNPLEVVSTREIKMETKQSDLSTCPFRKHFKKFALSSPSKPAGKLQILRNMVRSPVLSMKSNFTLARLKRNEFKKLQRDRWGQVKKLYSQVPGGWRSKKKNLQFFCQSQLFKSTSVEASDGMPKLQEKNTIEIQPTQTLVESQSSLLPAENEARSVQQMMESSDFNPHPGLANTLKSYSETNGTIFCQQNIRKEQSQDKLFQSTGKAKTFKDCRIFLRKINHIEQHNSFKLNNVIYSPEAVESKSNQTYMEEKRHPLLRSHSTKQNAVQKQENEMEASEGSNSSKVTERLDDQFHSRKLSSGVNHEDNPVGSSEVLIRINKRKSPQWETTDTNIRKRLKRQSCSSGQMATYYPKYQVARYK
- the LCORL gene encoding ligand-dependent nuclear receptor corepressor-like protein isoform X1; amino-acid sequence: MEKGTDRMAAAAPAPPAAASQCRSPRCTAERRGVRRELDSWRHRLMHCVGFESILEGLYGPRLRRDLSLFEDCEPEELTDWSMDEKCSFCNLHKETVSDRASVIGSSQSTPTEELSSQGQSNTDKIECQAENYLNALFRKKDLPQNCDPNIPLVAQELMKKMIRQFAIEYISKSSKIQENRNGSSFEPSLICKSIQMNQTENSLQEEQDSPLDLTVNRTQEQNTQQGDGVLDLSTKKSARLEEPRHDPLCSENSVSGSSSTADANSEETANLEKEKSTLNKVLESLCSYHWQQALAMLKFLIQDENVPIICSCKQTHFVHSETSSSLTEEDVHISCCNCNGHMLTKRCCLQNQRPNTLPPLSVCVKDFHSLSCQAVAIGCITTMVNKACSSHKYCAEQLQNYNRHSMKAAACTYSTKDCDLLNTIKNSSRSRSPSPPPLSPVQSEEFESSEGSVTDFPTLDNNKSEISINQPPSLLPAEGSKGEFEYDGKTCRGKETKYSDEALLSTDEESNSCYINSEKGEHSAIFQDLMDRINEKLKSIDTTDITTNLVKLSSSDRAPENDVKLGDFITSILHNAKASDYSFMELLHQHDKQMESKTIQTRFRKRQETLFAMYNSPDSPFIRRQSLQIKRELASLDETLVRKKPISERNAKKSTKKIDKIYPNKRHGFTVIEDEALQHLESNPCMNCQTKPMCLPVRQAESFKLPLTNFQTSSGFLVLSENSAIAASQVKLTKTQRDCATFKDTDQIPLKDESNGILGRTKRNIVPPGWYSVYVTNNIVFRKSSSAKRSLENLEKMKINKDVLAERCSDINISKIVRDTNLQVVVERLEDTINLARKTNNSFLDSYKISQKLKDNAYEQVMNPSARRSLPSTLSETGCAGQSFFPQSHVPGSSKTKTVCVTTNKQEMVADQEINDSFLKSLAFPSSSSNSINGDLHTTSEAGDISSPLNYSSPIKLMFVSEVNSSEGVKYTLTSAAASSKGSTDICLFQGHTNTLLDKQATGDLSHAVCVKDCDYNENNTKEESGCVYAEAITSSCPVSQTNFSDSKQNDEVVEKSSSELVFKRKPGRPKKIGPQVIKQVKRPIGRPPKPKIDMTESTEPRPELSNGGKCTSSGAAVLEEVSSSKNITVTVVFGRSRRTKRHVSEGNLNVISILPTQHIDSNFTNDHSKARHNAETENVLTEIVKALQNSSTENVVSGYDYVRPIKSKPASPHPCSNIIRPIKKPLTTIRKPGRPAKVKISGISVTFSRVSPQERKVSISNCLPPLQQQNALEKNILLERKNQLCNNMSQVKSMQKDSGEDGSHSVITTVSRKREIPLRHSARDKKPSLHFLHSLASSSAFTCRSALLQKSYKLHLKKAKDRKGKHRQLNQSTASKDTSELRNSGNAKKDLKDGEFGPINEVSSDPIFSLNPSLRWWATSTSSDTLLEELNNRFEQITNTWLRVGGSEFDKCVCEKRDPLEEDCSTEMSNPLDSCLVEFETSPIKMLFQKKCNMNELCTWFMQTTETQSLSLVRKANARNPLEVVSTREIKMETKQSDLSTCPFRKHFKKFALSSPSKPAGKLQILRNMVRSPVLSMKSNFTLARLKRNEFKKLQRDRWGQVKKLYSQVPGGWRSKKKNLQFFCQSQLFKSTSVEASDGMPKLQEKNTIEIQPTQTLVESQSSLLPAENEARSVQQMMESSDFNPHPGLANTLKSYSETNGTIFCQQNIRKEQSQDKLFQSTGKAKTFKDCRIFLRKINHIEQHNSFKLNNVIYSPEAVESKSNQTYMEEKRHPLLRSHSTKQNAVQKQENEMEASEGSNSSKVTERLDDQFHSRKLSSGVNHEDNPVGSSEVLIRINKRKSPQWETTDTNIRKRLKRQSCSSGQMATYYPKYQVGVCREENGNRKRRAGDTCPEHQER